From a region of the Propionispora vibrioides genome:
- a CDS encoding class II fructose-bisphosphate aldolase, translating into MLVTSKDLFKKAQQEKFAIPAPNFIDVDWLKWHVEVAEELELPLILALAESHIGDSISLEDAAMIGKKYAENAKVPVVLHLDHGITPGVIKKAVDLGFSSVMIDASQDDFALNVKKTKEIVAYAQARGVVVEAEIGHVGSGENYENHQLTESEYTTVEDACRFVEATGVDSLAISIGTAHGMYKGVPEINFDRLREIAAAIDTPLVLHGGSSSGDENLNRCALNGITKINIFSDFLNAAMNEIQEQKPDHYLKVKASAKAGVQKCLRHYYAVFATKK; encoded by the coding sequence GTGTTAGTTACGTCTAAGGATTTATTTAAGAAAGCGCAGCAGGAGAAGTTTGCTATTCCGGCACCAAATTTCATTGATGTGGATTGGTTGAAATGGCATGTGGAAGTAGCTGAAGAACTTGAATTACCGTTAATCCTGGCTTTAGCGGAAAGCCATATTGGCGACAGCATATCATTGGAAGATGCCGCTATGATCGGCAAGAAATATGCGGAAAATGCTAAAGTCCCGGTGGTCTTGCATCTGGACCATGGGATTACTCCGGGTGTTATAAAAAAAGCGGTTGATCTGGGTTTTTCATCTGTAATGATTGATGCATCGCAGGATGATTTTGCTCTCAATGTAAAAAAGACCAAAGAAATCGTAGCTTATGCCCAGGCACGGGGTGTTGTGGTAGAAGCCGAAATCGGACATGTCGGTTCAGGCGAAAACTATGAAAATCACCAGTTGACTGAGTCAGAATACACCACCGTAGAAGATGCCTGCCGATTTGTGGAAGCAACAGGCGTCGATTCGCTGGCTATTTCCATCGGTACCGCCCATGGTATGTATAAGGGTGTTCCGGAAATTAACTTTGACCGGTTGCGGGAAATCGCAGCAGCTATTGATACGCCTTTGGTTTTGCATGGCGGATCTTCATCGGGGGATGAAAATTTGAATCGGTGCGCCTTGAATGGAATAACAAAAATTAATATTTTTTCTGATTTCCTTAATGCGGCCATGAATGAAATCCAGGAACAAAAGCCCGATCATTACCTGAAGGTAAAGGCTTCTGCCAAAGCAGGTGTGCAAAAATGCTTAAGACATTACTATGCTGTTTTTGCAACCAAGAAATAA